One genomic window of Haliotis asinina isolate JCU_RB_2024 chromosome 4, JCU_Hal_asi_v2, whole genome shotgun sequence includes the following:
- the LOC137282644 gene encoding neuropeptides capa receptor-like, whose product MGCLITLMMNSSRNITSPMPAEQMLIYSIAMILNTFILPIIVFTGLVGNTVSCMVFVSKDLRRLSSSVYVLAVLISDTGTMLCLLSVWLEVLGFGINHMQGICQLFVYLTYVCSFLSAWYMVCITVENFITICHPMKVKVMCTKNRASAVVVILAVAGMLMYCVTVITTHVRTSSSYQQQCVQNPDFDFLVSVFTYVDSIVTLLLPVSSIGFMLVAMGFSIANTVRWRKNSPRTDSARRCIKSPQVRVTKMLFALSTTFLIMNAPLHCMRLYYLLRDSTNAATQMSHTAALVHLFLLFISYSHCAVKFFLFIGFSRNFRKSLKELGFMCSVCTKDVNTHPVYV is encoded by the coding sequence ATGGGGTGTCTAATAACACTCATGATGAACAGCTCACGAAATATAACATCACCGATGCCGGCCGAACAGATGCTGATCTACAGCATCGCGATGATTCTCAACACCTTCATCCTTCCCATCATTGTGTTCACAGGGCTGGTGGGGAACACCGTATCTTGCATGGTGTTCGTGAGCAAGGATTTACGCCGTCTCTCTTCCAGCGTGTACGTCCTCGCTGTCCTCATCTCCGACACGGGGACGATGTTGTGTCTCCTCTCAGTGTGGTTGGAAGTTCTTGGATTTGGAATCAATCATATGCAGGGTATATGCCAGCTATTCGTGTACCTGACCTATGTGTGCAGCTTCCTGTCAGCTTGGTATATGGTGTGTATAACGGTGGAGAACTTCATTACGATCTGCCACCCtatgaaggtgaaggtcatgtgTACAAAGAACCGCGCAAGCGCAGTTGTAGTTATTCTGGCCGTCGCTGGCATGCTTATGTACTGTGTAACTGTGATCACTACCCATGTGAGGACCAGTTCCTCTTACCAACAGCAGTGTGTTCAGAACCCAGACTTCGATTTCTTAGTGTCTGTGTTCACGTACGTTGATTCCATTGTGACGCTTCTTCTTCCGGTGTCAAGTATAGGGTTCATGCTCGTCGCCATGGGATTTTCTATAGCCAATACAGTTCGATGGAGGAAAAACAGTCCACGCACAGACAGTGCACGGAGATGTATAAAAAGTCCGCAAGTCCGAGTAACAAAGATGTTATTTGCCCTTTCAACGACATTTTTAATAATGAATGCTCCCTTGCATTGCATGAGATTGTACTACCTTCTCCGGGACAGTACCAATGCAGCAACACAGATGTCCCACACTGCAGCATTGGTCCATCTGTTTCTGCTCTTCATCTCCTACTCACATTGTGCAGTGAAGTTCTTCCTATTTATTGGCTTCAGTAGAAACTTCAGGAAAAGTTTGAAAGAATTGGGATTCATGTGTTCTGTCTGTACCAAAGATGTGAACACACACCCAGTTTATGTATAG